In a single window of the Nocardioides massiliensis genome:
- a CDS encoding amidase, which translates to MPLPDDATALVEQVAGGERTAAAVLELSLDRIAQHDPALRAFSVVLADEARAEAAARDAELARGRARGPLHGVPVAVKEELDVAGCVTTFGGRGNRTSAAEDGEVVRRLRAAGAVIVGKTQMPEFGQWPFTESVAYGHTRNPWDLTRSPGGSSGGTAAAVAAGLVPVAIGGDGGGSIRIPAACCGIFGLKPQRGRVSSGPNAHLWWALGTVGPLSRTVRDSALVYDAIRGNAPTDVFTAADPAESFSAAADREPGRLRIGWSAKPVSLGVRPDPVNVQALRDTARLLADLGHDVREIDPAYPDPTAAFVPQFLGGVRAEAELVEDTRALERRTHQTLLMGRWATDKVVRGAIRRGEEVERKANRVFDDVDVLLTPTIACRPPRLGRLDGAGTVRAALRSMPMIAYTALWNVTGNPAASVPVGLGPDGLPLAVQLVGRTGDEGTLLSLSAQVEAAQPFPVPPLG; encoded by the coding sequence ATGCCCCTCCCCGATGACGCCACCGCCCTCGTCGAGCAGGTCGCGGGCGGTGAGCGCACCGCCGCTGCGGTCCTCGAGCTGTCCCTCGACCGGATCGCGCAGCACGACCCTGCGCTGCGGGCGTTCTCCGTCGTGCTCGCCGACGAGGCGCGCGCCGAGGCTGCCGCCCGCGACGCGGAGCTGGCGCGGGGACGCGCACGCGGACCCCTGCACGGCGTACCCGTGGCCGTCAAGGAGGAGCTCGACGTCGCCGGATGCGTCACGACGTTCGGCGGCCGCGGCAACCGCACGTCCGCCGCCGAGGACGGTGAGGTGGTGCGCCGCCTGCGTGCAGCTGGAGCGGTGATCGTCGGCAAGACCCAGATGCCGGAGTTCGGCCAGTGGCCCTTCACCGAGTCCGTCGCCTACGGCCACACCCGCAACCCGTGGGACCTGACCCGCTCGCCGGGAGGCTCCAGTGGGGGTACGGCGGCCGCGGTCGCCGCCGGTCTCGTGCCGGTCGCGATCGGCGGGGACGGAGGCGGTTCGATCCGGATCCCGGCCGCCTGCTGCGGCATCTTCGGGCTCAAGCCCCAGCGCGGACGGGTCTCCAGCGGTCCGAACGCCCATCTGTGGTGGGCGCTCGGCACCGTCGGTCCGCTGAGCCGCACGGTCCGTGACAGCGCGCTGGTCTACGACGCGATCCGGGGCAACGCGCCCACGGACGTCTTCACTGCGGCCGACCCCGCGGAGTCGTTCAGCGCCGCCGCCGACCGGGAGCCCGGACGGCTGCGCATCGGCTGGTCGGCCAAGCCCGTCAGCCTCGGGGTGCGGCCCGATCCCGTCAACGTGCAAGCCCTGCGCGACACCGCGCGGCTGCTCGCCGACCTCGGGCACGACGTCCGCGAGATCGACCCGGCGTACCCCGACCCCACCGCGGCGTTCGTCCCGCAGTTCCTCGGCGGCGTGCGCGCGGAGGCCGAGCTGGTGGAGGACACGCGCGCCCTCGAGCGGCGTACCCACCAGACGCTGCTCATGGGCCGTTGGGCCACCGACAAGGTCGTGCGCGGTGCGATCCGGCGCGGCGAGGAGGTGGAGCGCAAGGCCAACCGGGTCTTCGACGACGTCGACGTGCTGCTGACGCCGACCATCGCGTGCCGCCCGCCGCGCCTGGGCCGGCTCGACGGCGCCGGCACCGTCCGTGCCGCGTTGCGCTCGATGCCGATGATCGCCTACACGGCGCTGTGGAACGTCACCGGCAACCCGGCCGCCAGCGTGCCTGTGGGCCTCGGCCCCGACGGCCTCCCGCTCGCCGTGCAGCTGGTCGGACGCACCGGTGACGAGGGCACGCTGCTCTCGCTCTCGGCGCAGGTCGAGGCGGCCCAGCCGTTCCCGGTCCCGCCGCTGGGCTGA
- a CDS encoding ArgE/DapE family deacylase encodes MTRPDPALDKHEQLVLDHLDEDKLVRDLATLIRVPSVSGTPAEWEVQEVAAGILADAGAHVDLWDIDLEEITADPWFPGQEVERDRALGLVGTLGGSGDHDPTEPAGLILQGHLDVVPPGDPEAWAGSDPFSTELHGGAIYGRGAADMKAGVAVNLAVAAAVNASGLQLAHPLAVHCVTGEEDGGLGGFATLRRGYRGQSAVITEPTGGRMIIACAGALTFRIEVLGKSAHGSLRREGISAFEAFLPIHRALLALEAERNADPDPLFAGRELPYALSIGRVEAGDWASSVPDRLVAEGRFGVMLDEDPRVARTHFEDVVNQACLDDPWLREQRAFVTWPGGQFASGRLDADHPLIDDVRRCVLDTGGAAPPVRGEVYGSDLRLYAGIGGIPTLHYGPGDPRQAHAPMEHVSIQEVVDVARALVVLAVRRCGVREG; translated from the coding sequence ATGACGCGCCCGGACCCCGCCTTGGACAAGCACGAGCAGCTCGTGCTCGACCACCTCGACGAGGACAAGCTCGTGCGCGACCTCGCGACCCTGATCCGGGTCCCGAGCGTCTCCGGCACCCCCGCGGAGTGGGAGGTCCAGGAGGTCGCCGCCGGCATCCTGGCCGACGCCGGCGCGCACGTCGACCTGTGGGACATCGATCTCGAGGAGATCACCGCCGACCCGTGGTTCCCCGGCCAGGAGGTCGAGCGCGACCGGGCGCTCGGGCTGGTCGGCACGCTCGGCGGGTCCGGTGACCACGACCCGACCGAACCGGCCGGCCTGATCCTTCAGGGCCACCTCGACGTGGTCCCGCCCGGCGACCCCGAGGCCTGGGCCGGCTCCGACCCGTTCTCCACCGAGCTGCACGGCGGCGCGATCTACGGCCGGGGCGCGGCCGACATGAAGGCCGGCGTCGCGGTCAACCTCGCGGTCGCCGCCGCCGTGAACGCTTCCGGCCTGCAGCTGGCCCACCCCCTCGCCGTGCACTGCGTGACCGGCGAGGAGGACGGCGGGCTCGGCGGGTTCGCCACCCTGCGGCGCGGCTACCGCGGACAGTCGGCCGTCATCACCGAGCCGACCGGCGGCCGGATGATCATCGCCTGCGCCGGCGCCTTGACCTTCCGCATCGAGGTGCTCGGCAAGTCCGCCCACGGCAGCCTGCGCCGCGAGGGCATCAGCGCGTTCGAGGCGTTCCTCCCGATCCACCGCGCCCTGCTCGCACTCGAGGCCGAGCGCAACGCCGACCCCGACCCGCTCTTCGCCGGGCGCGAGCTGCCCTACGCGCTCTCGATCGGCCGGGTCGAGGCCGGCGACTGGGCCAGCTCCGTGCCCGATCGGCTCGTCGCCGAGGGACGCTTCGGCGTGATGCTCGACGAGGACCCCCGCGTGGCCCGCACCCACTTCGAGGACGTCGTCAACCAGGCCTGCCTCGACGACCCGTGGCTGCGCGAGCAGCGCGCGTTCGTCACGTGGCCCGGCGGGCAGTTCGCCAGCGGGCGGCTCGACGCCGACCATCCGCTCATCGACGACGTACGCCGCTGCGTCCTTGACACCGGCGGCGCCGCACCACCGGTGCGCGGCGAGGTCTACGGCAGCGACCTGCGGCTCTACGCCGGCATCGGCGGGATCCCCACGCTGCACTACGGTCCGGGCGACCCGCGGCAGGCGCACGCGCCGATGGAGCACGTGTCGATCCAGGAGGTCGTCGACGTCGCGCGCGCCCTGGTCGTCCTCGCCGTACGCCGGTGCGGGGTGCGCGAGGGCTGA
- a CDS encoding DivIVA domain-containing protein — protein MTAWLLAIGVVVLIGAVAVVATGRGEAMRDVTRERRAARVPASGPLTGGDLRRVRFSTALRGYRADEVDELLARLAAQLDDPDVR, from the coding sequence GTGACCGCCTGGCTCCTCGCGATCGGCGTGGTCGTCCTGATCGGTGCCGTCGCGGTCGTGGCGACCGGTCGCGGCGAGGCGATGCGCGACGTCACCCGCGAGCGGCGCGCCGCCCGCGTGCCGGCCAGCGGCCCGTTGACCGGCGGCGACCTGCGCCGGGTGCGGTTCAGCACAGCACTGCGCGGCTACCGCGCCGACGAGGTCGACGAGCTCCTGGCCCGACTCGCCGCCCAGCTCGACGACCCCGACGTACGGTGA
- a CDS encoding TIGR00730 family Rossman fold protein, whose translation MSRDFTRGRPTRTSTADQRLLDDRGHGGWTHTDVWRVMKIQAEFVEGFDALSELGHAVSVFGSARTAADHPYYAHGLEVGRRLVEEGFAVITGGGPGAMEAANRGAQEAGGMSVGLGIELPHEQGMNPWVTHGINFRYFFARKMMFVKYAQGFIVLPGGFGTFDELFEALTLVQTQKVTSFPIVLVGTAYWRGLVDWLRDTAAAEGMISAADVDRLQLTDDLEEAVRAMVEARDVDEGGPGEGEHPAPWGWA comes from the coding sequence ATGAGCAGGGACTTCACGCGCGGTCGCCCGACCCGCACCTCGACGGCCGACCAGCGACTCCTCGACGACCGGGGCCACGGTGGCTGGACCCACACCGACGTGTGGCGGGTCATGAAGATCCAGGCGGAGTTCGTCGAGGGCTTCGACGCCCTGTCGGAGCTCGGGCACGCGGTCAGCGTCTTCGGCTCCGCACGGACTGCGGCCGACCACCCCTACTACGCCCACGGCCTGGAGGTCGGCCGCCGACTGGTCGAGGAGGGATTCGCCGTCATCACCGGCGGCGGGCCCGGCGCGATGGAGGCAGCGAACCGCGGCGCCCAGGAGGCCGGCGGCATGTCCGTGGGCCTCGGCATCGAGCTGCCGCACGAGCAGGGCATGAACCCGTGGGTCACCCACGGCATCAACTTCCGCTACTTCTTCGCCCGCAAGATGATGTTCGTGAAGTACGCCCAGGGCTTCATCGTCCTGCCCGGCGGCTTCGGCACCTTCGACGAGCTGTTCGAGGCGCTCACGCTGGTGCAGACGCAGAAGGTCACCTCCTTCCCGATCGTGCTGGTCGGTACGGCGTACTGGCGCGGCCTGGTCGACTGGCTGCGCGACACCGCCGCGGCCGAGGGGATGATCTCGGCCGCCGACGTCGATCGACTGCAGCTCACCGACGACCTCGAGGAGGCCGTGCGCGCGATGGTCGAGGCGCGCGACGTCGACGAGGGCGGCCCCGGCGAGGGGGAGCACCCGGCTCCGTGGGGCTGGGCGTGA
- the dapE gene encoding succinyl-diaminopimelate desuccinylase translates to MTAAAPDLDLTVDAVRLTQQLVDIGSVSGEEQVIADAVERALAAQPHLEVIRDGDNVVARTHLGRAERVVIAGHLDTVPLNDNLPSRRDETHLHGLGSCDMKGGVAVALRTAATLPEPNRDVTYVFYACEEVEEVRNGLRHLARERPELLAADFAILMEPSNAGVEAGCQGTMRVDIVTRGERAHSARSWMGVNAIHGAAEVLARLNAYEPRRPVIDGLEYREGLNAVFVSGGVAGNVLPDECRVSVNYRFAPDRSPEEAEAHVREVFAGYDVTVTDSAPGALPGLSVPAAAAFVEAVGGEVAPKFGWTDVSRFSALGVPAVNFGPGDPLLAHKQDERVPYADIELTESRLRAWLS, encoded by the coding sequence ATGACTGCCGCGGCCCCGGACCTCGACCTCACCGTGGACGCGGTGCGGCTCACCCAGCAGCTGGTCGACATCGGCTCAGTGAGCGGGGAGGAGCAGGTGATCGCCGATGCGGTGGAGCGGGCGCTGGCGGCGCAACCCCACCTCGAGGTGATCCGCGACGGGGACAACGTCGTGGCGCGCACCCACCTCGGCCGCGCGGAACGGGTCGTCATCGCCGGCCACCTCGACACCGTGCCGCTCAACGACAACCTCCCGAGCCGGCGCGACGAGACCCACCTGCACGGGCTCGGCTCGTGCGACATGAAGGGCGGCGTGGCGGTCGCCCTGCGGACGGCGGCGACCCTGCCGGAGCCCAACCGCGACGTCACCTACGTCTTCTACGCGTGCGAGGAGGTCGAGGAGGTGCGCAACGGCCTGCGCCACCTCGCCCGGGAACGCCCCGAGCTGCTCGCCGCCGACTTCGCGATCCTCATGGAGCCGTCCAACGCCGGGGTCGAGGCCGGCTGCCAGGGCACCATGCGCGTCGACATCGTCACCCGCGGCGAGCGGGCGCACTCCGCGCGCTCCTGGATGGGCGTCAACGCCATCCACGGCGCCGCCGAGGTCCTCGCTCGGCTCAACGCCTATGAGCCGCGGCGCCCGGTGATCGACGGGCTGGAGTACCGCGAGGGCCTCAACGCCGTCTTCGTCTCCGGCGGCGTCGCCGGCAACGTGCTGCCCGACGAGTGCCGGGTCTCGGTCAACTACCGCTTCGCGCCCGACCGCTCGCCCGAGGAGGCCGAGGCCCACGTGCGTGAGGTGTTCGCGGGGTACGACGTGACGGTCACCGACTCCGCCCCCGGCGCGCTGCCGGGGCTGAGCGTCCCGGCCGCCGCCGCCTTCGTGGAGGCCGTCGGCGGTGAGGTCGCCCCGAAGTTCGGCTGGACCGACGTCTCGCGCTTCAGCGCCCTCGGCGTACCCGCGGTCAACTTCGGTCCCGGCGACCCGCTCCTGGCGCACAAGCAGGACGAGCGCGTGCCGTACGCCGACATCGAGCTCACCGAGTCGCGACTGCGAGCATGGCTGTCATGA
- a CDS encoding LLM class F420-dependent oxidoreductase, translating into MRHGIVLFTSDRGITPAEAARTAEEAGFATFYVPEHTHIPVKREAAHPGTGDETLPDDRYMRTLDPWVSLATAATVTSRIRLSTAVALPVESDPITLAKAIATLDHLSGGRVTLGAGFGWNVDELTDHHVPANKRRTVLKEYVEAMRALWTEETGSYDGEFVKFGPSWAWPKPVQAHVPVLIGAGGGPKTFAWIARHADGWITTPIETDIADKIARLREAWDAEGREGQPDVVALMVTKPDPEILAAYEKAGVTECLWSFPDKPADEAAAFAHRLAGKLGLSG; encoded by the coding sequence ATGCGTCATGGCATCGTGCTGTTCACCAGCGACCGCGGGATCACTCCGGCCGAGGCGGCGAGGACGGCCGAGGAGGCCGGCTTCGCCACGTTCTACGTGCCCGAGCACACCCACATCCCCGTCAAGCGGGAAGCCGCCCACCCCGGCACGGGTGACGAGACGCTGCCCGACGACCGCTACATGCGCACCCTCGACCCGTGGGTCTCGCTGGCGACGGCCGCGACCGTCACCTCGCGCATCCGGCTCTCCACCGCGGTCGCGCTGCCGGTGGAGTCCGACCCGATCACGCTCGCGAAGGCGATCGCCACGCTCGACCACCTCTCGGGCGGGCGGGTCACCCTCGGCGCGGGCTTCGGTTGGAACGTCGACGAGCTCACCGACCACCACGTCCCGGCCAACAAGCGACGCACGGTCCTCAAGGAGTACGTCGAGGCGATGCGGGCGCTGTGGACCGAGGAGACCGGCAGCTACGACGGCGAGTTCGTGAAGTTCGGCCCGAGCTGGGCGTGGCCCAAGCCCGTGCAGGCGCACGTACCCGTGCTCATCGGCGCCGGCGGCGGCCCGAAGACCTTCGCCTGGATCGCCCGGCACGCCGACGGCTGGATCACCACGCCGATCGAGACCGACATCGCCGACAAGATCGCCCGGCTGCGCGAGGCGTGGGACGCCGAGGGCCGCGAGGGTCAGCCCGACGTCGTCGCCCTGATGGTCACCAAGCCCGACCCCGAGATCCTCGCGGCGTACGAGAAGGCGGGCGTCACCGAGTGCCTGTGGTCGTTCCCCGACAAGCCGGCGGACGAGGCGGCCGCCTTCGCGCACCGCCTCGCCGGGAAGCTCGGCCTCAGCGGCTGA
- a CDS encoding type II toxin-antitoxin system VapC family toxin, translating to MIIDSSAIVAIAREESEAVTFTAAIENAADVRISAATLFEVTLVLGPDAHDYVDQFVESGRIEVVAFDARQYHVARRAHAAYGRGSGSPARLNFGDCFAYALAIVSEMPLLFKGQDFVHTDVVPAVAVS from the coding sequence TTGATCATCGACAGCTCGGCGATCGTCGCGATCGCGCGTGAGGAGTCCGAGGCAGTCACGTTCACCGCGGCGATCGAGAACGCTGCCGATGTCCGCATCTCCGCAGCGACGTTGTTCGAGGTCACGCTGGTCCTCGGCCCGGATGCGCACGACTATGTGGACCAGTTCGTGGAATCCGGCCGGATCGAGGTGGTGGCGTTCGACGCCCGCCAGTACCACGTCGCGCGCCGTGCCCACGCAGCCTATGGCAGAGGCTCGGGCTCGCCGGCCCGGTTGAACTTCGGAGACTGCTTTGCCTACGCGTTGGCAATCGTCAGCGAGATGCCGTTGCTGTTCAAGGGGCAGGACTTCGTGCACACCGACGTCGTCCCTGCCGTCGCCGTGAGCTGA
- a CDS encoding type II toxin-antitoxin system VapB family antitoxin produces the protein MATMNIKDPEVHRLAHELAARRGTSATRAVREALEDALARDKRSREGIAAELLELSAEFRASNPRPGLDPDDLYDERGLPR, from the coding sequence ATGGCCACGATGAACATCAAGGACCCGGAGGTCCACCGGTTGGCGCACGAGTTGGCTGCCCGTCGGGGTACGTCGGCGACCCGCGCCGTGCGTGAGGCGCTCGAAGATGCCTTGGCGCGGGACAAGCGAAGCCGCGAGGGCATCGCGGCGGAGCTGCTCGAGCTGAGTGCAGAGTTCCGGGCCAGCAACCCCCGGCCCGGGTTGGATCCTGACGATCTCTACGACGAGCGCGGTCTGCCACGTTGA